The region GAAGCGAGTTTCGATTTATCCTCTCGGGATCTATCCTGGGATTGGATCTGTATCCAATTGGAAGACGGATCCGATATCATGGCATTCAATTTCCGAAATAAATCCAATCCGGAACCGGAGACATTCGGCACATTGCGCTCTCCCGACGGTAAAGTCCTAACCTTCGAAAAGGAAAAAGAACTGAACTTCTTTCCGGAAGGCGAATCGTGGAAGAGTCCGAATACGGGGATTTCCTACAAATTAGGATGGAAATTAATTTCCGACAGATTTAAATTGAGTATCTCGCCCAGGTTCGAGGAGCAGGAATTCGATGCGAGATCCAGTACGGGCCTAGCTTATTGGGAAGGTGGGATTCGGGTAGAAGGAGAAATTGACGGAAAAAAAGTCAAAGGCTCCGGATATTTGGAACTCAAGCCTTCTAGATAAGATTGCACCGTTTAGATTCTCGGAAAAAACCTTTATTCGAAACACCCTATGGGAATAATTGTTTGATTATCGGTCGATAGCAACCGCTCCGGAAAAGCCCCGTTTAGAATGAGAAACTATTTTTTAAAACGTATGCTCTTGATTATTCCGACTCTTTTCGGGATCACTTTGCTTGTTTTTATGCTTTCTCACTTGGCTCCAGGCGGCCCGTTAGAGAGGGAAATCGCAAAACTTCGCGGCTACGGAAATATGGAAGGGGCGACCGCAAATCAGATTTCCCAACAGGAAATCGATCTTTTAAAAAAGAAACTCCATCTAGATAAACCTCTCATAGTATCCTACTTCCTTTGGCTTTCGGACGTTATCGTATTGGATCTCGGAGAATCCAGACTCCATTCTCGCGAAGTATCGGAATTGATCGCCGAGAAGATTCCCGTATCTCTGACTTTCGGATTATCCGGATTTTTACTCTCCTATTTAATATGTATACCATTAGGAATTCGTAAAGCGATCCAAAGCGGACAGACTTTCGACGGAGTCACAAGCATAATCATACTCATCGCCTATTCCATTCCCGTTTTCGCTTTGGCAATGTTGCTATTATACGTATTCGCTTCGGGAGAAGTATTCTCCGTCTTTCCTTTAGGCCATGAAATTTCGGACGAATACGAAAGCCTGGGGTTCTTCGAAAAAATCCTAGACCGCTTAGAGCATATGTTTCTTCCGGTGGTATGCTATGTGTCCGGCTCGTTCGCGGTTCTTACTCTACTGATGAAAAACTCCTTATTGGACCAAATATCCAAAGATTATGTGAGAACGGCCTTATCCAAAGGACTAACGTTCAAAGAATCCATTTATAAACACGCATTCAGGAACAGCCTAATTCCGATCGCCACGGGGTTCGGCTCGAATATCAGCCTAGTACTCGCAGGCTCCCTAATCATCGAATTGGTGTTTAGTATAGACGGAATCGGGCTCTTAAGCTTCCAGGCGGTAACGGAACGGGATACGGACCTAATGATGGGTCTTCTATTGATACAAAGTCTTCTTTCGCTGATCGGAAACATTCTTTCCGATCTATGCTACGTACTTATCGACCCTAGAATTAATTTCGAAGCATGAATTCGCTGCTACAAAGAAGATTCGAAAAATTTAAATCGAACCGTAAGGCTTGGTACTCCTTGTGGATATTGGCCTTTACCTACGGAACTTCGTTATTCGCACCTTTACTTGCAAATAACCAACCTTGGATCGTTTCTTTTCAGGGAAAATGGAGATGCCCCGTATTCTTCTTTTATTCAGAAGCCGATTTCGGAGGCGTGGATCTTACGGCCGCCAATTATAAAAGATTGTCGAGAAGGGAGGATTTCACTAACGGAGAAAATTGGGTATTATTCCCGCCGGTTCCTTACGGATACAACGAGGATAATTTGGAAACGATGGAGAAGGACGAGACTCCGCCCTCTCCTCCCGGAAAAAAACATTGGTTGGGCACGGACGATCGGGGAAGGGACGTATTCACTCGCATCTTTTACGCATACAGAAACTCCATGAGTTTCGGACTGATCTTGGTCTTTATAGAATTTCTTTTCGGAACGGTGGTCGGGGGGATACAAGGTTATTTCGGAAAACGCACCGATATCATCATACAAAGGTTCGTGGAAATTCTATCAGCCATACCGTTCTTATATCTGATTCTTATTATGGGAGCTTTCTTCGGAAGAGGATTCATCGTATTGGGAGTCACATATTCCTTATTAAGCTGGATCGGTATCAGTGCATACATGCGGGGAGAATTTTACAGATCCAAAAATCTCACGTACGTGGACGCGGCCAGGGCTCTCGGCGTCGGTTCTTGGAAAATCATGAAGGATCATATTCTTCCGAATGCGATCACTCCCTTGGTCACCTTTCTTCCTTTCACCTTGATAGGAGCGATCTCCATTTTAAGTGCATTAGACTTTCTAGGGTACGGAATTCCGGCACCCAACCCTTCTTGGGGAGAAATGATCAGCCAAGGTAGGGAGAATATTCGCGCCTGGTGGTTGATCACCTTTCCTTCCTTCGCTTTAGCGATGACGATATTATTATCCTCCTTCGTAGGAGAGGGAATCCGTGACGCTTTCGACTCCAAAGAAAAGGTGGTGTACGAATGAGCACCGATCCAATTCTAAAAGTCACGGATTTGAATCTGGATCTTCGTAAAGACGGGGTCTATGTTCCCTTACTCCAAAATATCTCTTTCGAAATCGAAAAAGGAGAAGTGCTAGCTCTTGTGGGAGAATCCGGTTGCGGAAAGTCCGTCTGCTCCGTGGCCCTTACCAGATTGCTTCCTTCCGGTCTGTTCCGATTCTCCGGAGGAGAAGTCGTATTCGAAGGAAAGAATCTACTTAAAATAAACGCGGAAGAACTAAGAAATACTCGAGGCAGTAGGATATCCTACGTTTTCCAGGAACCGTTCTCCGCTCTCAATCCATTACAAAAAATCAAGGACCAGATGAGCGAATCTTTCCTCGTTCACGGTTTAGGCACCCGAAAACAAGCCGAAGAAAAAGCGGAATATTTGCTTTCCGCGGTGGGAATTACCGACGTAAAAATGAGGATGAATTGTTATCCTCATCAGTTAAGCGGAGGAATCTTACAGAGAGTGGGAATCGGAATGTCCTTGATGTGCGACCCGAAACTATTGATTGCGGACGAGCCCACCTCCGCTCTGGACGTGACCGTTCAGGCTCAGCTTCTCGAACTTCTTTTGAAGCTGAAACGCGAATTCGATTTATCCGTACTTTTTATCTCCCACGATTTCGGTCTGGTAAGCCATATCGCGGATCGTATCTGCGTTCTCTATGCGGGAAGAATAGCGGAAATCGGAACCGTCGACCAAGTATTGGACGATCCTAGACATCCTTATACCAAGGACTTACTCGATTCTCTTCCTTCCAGATTCTCCAGAACGGGCAAGTTCCGTCCTATAGAAGGCCGGGTACCCACTCCTGGAAACTATCCGAAAGGTTGCCATTATGCGAATAGGTGTAGGTCGGCATTCTCTAACTGCGAATTATCCAAACCTAATTTAAAAAGTTCGCATGCTCCCGAACATCTCTCCGCCTGCTTTCTGGATGAATCCGAGGAGGTACCCGCATGAACCTTTTGGAAATCAAAGGACTAAGCGTAAGCTACGGCAAGGAAACCTTCTTCGGAAAAGACAAGAAGAGAGTAAAAGCGGTAGAAAACGTGGACTTGGAAATTCCGGAAGGGGAAACCGTGAGCCTAGTGGGAGAATCCGGTTGCGGAAAGTCCTCTCTTGGTCGAGCGGTACTCCGATTACTCGAACCCGATTCCGGAAGTATCTTCTTTCGCGGCAGCGAAATTCTCAACATCAAGGAGAAGGACTTCCTACCTTTTCGAAAGAATATCCAAATCGTTTTTCAGGACCCTTACTCCTCCCTGAACCCTAGGAGAAACATCAAGGATATCCTAAGCGAAGGACTGGTTATCCACAGAAAATCTTCCGAAGAGGAAGCAAGCAAAGCCGTGTCGGATATTTTAGAAAAAGTGGGGCTCTCACCCGAAATACTAGGGAGATATCCTCACGAATTTTCCGGAGGACAAAGGCAAAGAATCGCGATCGCGAGAGCCTTAATCATCCAGCCCGAGTTCGTTCTATTAGACGAGGCAGTTTCTGCACTGGACGTTTCCAACCAAGCGCAGGTGCTTCTGCTTCTCGACCAATTAAAAAGAGAATTGAAACTTTCCTATCTGTTCATCTCCCACGATTTAGGAATCGTAAAATCCATATCCGATAAGATCGCCGTAATGTATCTGGGCAAAATCGTCGAGATTGGAGCTAGGAAGGAAATCGTAGAGAAGCCTTCCCATCCTTATACCAAGGCTTTATTCGGTTCCGTATTCGAAGTCGAAAATAGAAAGTTGAAAAAAACCGTCTTGCAAGGAGAAGTTCCTAGCATCGTCAATAAGCCGAGTGGATGTCATTTTCATAGCCGTTGCCCGATCGCAAAACATATCTGCTCCAGCGAAGTTCCCGAATGGAAAAACCTGGAGAACGGACAAAAAGCTCTCTGTCATTTTCCGGACGGAAACTAAATCATGCGCTCCTGGGACGTCATCAGAGATTATTTGGAAGAAAAGAAAATACGATTTCTTTTCTTAGCGGGATTCGCCCTCCTATTATTCTTTCTGATAATATATATCCCTTTCGTGGAGCGAAAGGAAGTATATAAGGAATTTATACTGAATCAACTACGCAGCTCCACCGGATTGGACATCCGAGTTACCGATTCGGACCTATACATGTTTCCTTTTCCCGGAATCGAACTGAATCAGATCGAAATTCGTAAGAATGATGTTCTGATCGCAGTAAGTAATAAGGTCGATTTGGATATATCCTGGTTCGGGCTCATCAAAAGAACGATCGAGATCCGAGACATCTACGTGGAAGGAGGGTCCCTATACGTAGAGAGAAGAAAGGACGGATCCTTTAATCTTCAGGAATATCTGAAAGAGGGAGGAGAGAAGGACGAAAAAAGAAGTAACGTCACCGTTCTAGTGGAGGACATCAATTCTAGAATAGGATTTACTGCTTCCGATTTCATCTCCGTAGGATTAAAAAACGTCGAGATAGACAATTTCACCCTAGAATACCGGGAGGAAAATCACGATCGCAATTACAAAGTCTACTTCCAAAAATCGAGAGGTTCGGTTTCCTTCTACGGAACCGATATAGAAATTATTTTCGAAGGTAGAATCGACGATCAGCCTATAAATCTCCAATTTTCCGGAGCATTGCAAAGCTTTCCGGTAAGTTGGGATAGATTAGAATTCAACGCTTCCCTGGACGCAGAAGACATCTCCTTATCCCTATTGCGAGATTTGTTTTTCGTCTTTCCGGTAGCCGACTTTTCCAAATCCAAGATGTCCGGAAGAATCGAAGTTTCTAAGGAAAAAGGAACCGTATTTAAACTCAAAGTTCGAAACCAAGTACGCGATCTAGCGTATAAGGGGGGAAACCCTTTCGGAAACATCAGGATAAATACCGATTTCGAACTCGATCCCTTCCAAAAAAGAATCGCCTTTCCCTACATCGACGTGAATTGGGAGGGAGTGGCCAAAGCCAGCGCCAAGGGAAGCGTAAATTGGAAGAATCGAAGCCTAGGACAATTCGATATCAAATCAGAGTACGGAGATTATCATAATATTCTAAAGGTCGCTAGGCTCTTCCAGGTCAGAGAGGATCTTTTCGATCCGAATTCTCCTCCGGGGATATTTTACTTCACGGGGCAGTTAAACAATTTCTTCGCCTTCAAGCACAGATTTTCCTATGTGGAATTCGAGGCGAAATACGTGGATCCGCTCGTCACGGTTCCTAGTTTCCACGCGTATATATACAACGGAGAGATTTTGGGAAAAGCCAAGATCTATCCTTTCATTCCCAAGATAGAAGTAGAGGGTGACGCGCATCGTCTCCAAGTGGATCGGGTACTTCTGCCTTATTTCCCCGAAAGAATCATCATCGGAGAGATGAGTAGTTGGTTCTCCTTCGAGACCTCGATTAAGGATCGCAAACAGGATTCCATGACCGAACTGTTAGCCAATATGAAGGGTATCGGAAACGTTACGGTCAAAAACGGAGAATTGATGGGATATGCGAACTTCATGATTCCTGTCATCAACACTGTGGGAAAAATCATCGCATTAAAGGGAGTCGACGGCAGTAAATTCCAATTCAGTACCCTGAAATCCGATATCAAGATATCCGGTAACAAAATGCATTTTCCGAATATGAAACTCGATATTGCGAATAGCGGAATGGATGTGGACGGAAAGGGAACGGTAGGATTCGATAAAAAGATCGATATGAGAATCCATTTGCGTATCGGCGGAAAGTATATCGGAAAAGGATTCTATATCCCGATCATTTATGCCGGAACCTTCGGTAAAGGAATCCCGTATGTGGATCCGATCTGGCTTGGAAGCGTATATACGGGTATGACCGTTTTAGGTCCTTATCTCATTCCTTTAGGAGGCCCTTACGCGGGAGGAGTCGCTGGATCCGTAATCGGAGAATACGTTAGAGATCTTTGGGACGGCGTAACTAGTCTCTTTGGGGGATCGTCCGACGAAGAGACTCTTAAGAAGCAAAAGGAAAAATGATTAAAATTCCTTCTTCTCCAATTCTTGTGGGGTCGGAAAGACCAGATTCTTATTCATAAGATCGTGGCTTAAATTAAAGAAGGCCCTCGCCTTATGAAAATGTTTATCGCAGATCTTTTGGTTCTTATCACATAGATCCACTTCCATTCTAGGACCGTTCGCCGAATATTTCAAATTTCTGTTCCCGTCCACGAAATGGATATAGAACAAATCGGATTCGATCCAACCGATCAAATTTCCGTAAGCGAAATAAGCGGACTCGGTTTTCTTAGGAGCCAATAGGTCCCTGCCCATCGCCGAGAAGTAAGTCTCCTTGCCGACCAGACCCAATATCGTAGGTATTACGTCGAGCTGCGAGGCGTCTTTATCGTCGAAACCGGGTTTAATTCTACCCGGAGCATATATCAAAAACGGAATATTCCGATCTTCGTAATAATCGAGATACCTATGATGGGTATGGTCAGCTACAAAAACGAAGATCGTATTATCGAAATATTTCGATTTTTCCGCCCGGTCCATAAAATCCCGGATAGCCCAATCCGCATAATGGTAAACGTTCAGATATTCGAAGTCCCTCTCCCCTTCCTTAAAAATCCGGAATTTGGGATCCGGAGCGCGATAAGGATAATGAGTCGAGAGAGTTAGGGAAACTCCTAAAAACGGCTTCTTGGATTGGGAAATCTGTTCGTGTAAAACCTGTAAAACGTCCGCATCGTCATATCCCCAGGCTCCGATCTTAAAGCGATCCAACTTGGCTATTTCCTTCTCTCCCATAACGGTATCGAATCCCCAATGAGGCATCAGAGTCGCCTTATTATCGAAACTTAAATCTCCACCAGTAACGAAGAATGTATCGTAGCCAAGACCTTTAAAAATGCTTCCCAGGCCGGAAAAATTTCCGAGCACCTGATGGGTTCTTACCACCGTAAGACCGGGACGATCCGGAATTCCGGTAAGAATAGACATCATACCATTAGTCGTTCTTCCTCCGGAGGCGAAGAAACGCGTGAAGAATTTACCCTTTCTAAGGAGTTTATTGAAATTGGGAGTAAGCTCCTTATCGAAGACCTTTCCGTCACTGATCGGATCTATGAATTTTCCGGTCCAGTTTTCTAGGAGGATTAGAACAACATTAGGAGGCTTTCCGTTATTAGTCTGCTTCTGTTTGCGCAGAAGAGGATACTTCTTCCCTATGAATTCCGCTCCTTCGTAGGAGATTTCCTCTCTCACCGTTCGAATCGAATCCTGCATATCGGATTTGAGATAGTTCGGAATCGATTGGCTCTTTAGATCCATGATGGATGTGAACACACCGTTCAAAGCGATATTATTCACGAAAGAATGACCTGAGACGATCGCGTTACTCGCGCGCAGAGGAGTCTCCTGAAATCCACCGCGCACGGCGAATATTGCGATTATCAAAACGACTACGGATAAGATCGAATCTCTTTTCCATTTCTCCGATTCGTAACGATACGGATTGTATTTCAGAAATAGAACCGTGGATACGGGAAGAAAAATAAGAATCAATGCGGAAGCGATCACGGCGAGAAGCGGATTCTGTTCGAACGCCGATTTCAGAATCACTCCCATGTCCTTTCCGATGAAAACGAAACCTTCATAACCAATATGCTTATTCGCATTTTCGAAATAAACGATATCGGCAATCAAATGGGAGATCATCCAAACGCTGATCAATATCGGGAAATAACCCCATATAAAAGTGAATGTCTTGAAACGATTCAAATACGGAAGACAGGAAAGAAAGGCGAACACTCCTAAAAGCATCGCAATCACGGAGAGATCGAAGCGAAAACCGACTAAGATCGCAAAGAGGACGTCCCCGATATTGGCCTCTTGCAAACGGTAAGAATAAACCCAAAGGAAAGCGATTTTATAAAGAATAAGGACGATTGCGAAATAGATCGCATATCCTCCTATGAGTTTGAGATTGGTCGGAAGCCTTTTCATCTATCAGTTATGATTAGATTTTTTTCGAATTCTTCGGGCAAGACAAAAACGAAGGATCCATTCCCTATGTCGGTAGGGAATCGTTTTGTAATTATTCCAGGTCCAAACCTTCGAGTTTCAGAACTTCCAAAGCGTTACTAGACCGGACGACTCCTTCTCTAATCTTATAATCGAAAGTCATCTTGCCCTCCCGTATTTCCTCTCGGAAATGATAAAGAGCAAGATCCTGTAAGCCGGCCAATTCCAAATCATGGGTAGTAACGATTCCGAAGACGCGGAACCCGCTCAACTTTTTCAGAATCCCTTTGCAGGCAATCGTTCTTTCCCTAGAATTCGTGCCTTTTAGAATCTCGTCTAACAGAACCAAATGCCCTTTTTCGGAGTCGGTAACTTCTTTCAGGATTCTTCCCAAACGTCTGACTTCCGCATAGAAGAAGGAAACTCCTTCTTCAACCGAGTCCTCGTTACGGATACTGGAATGTACGTCGATAATCGGAGTCCGAAAACTTTGCG is a window of Leptospira wolffii serovar Khorat str. Khorat-H2 DNA encoding:
- a CDS encoding LTA synthase family protein, producing MKRLPTNLKLIGGYAIYFAIVLILYKIAFLWVYSYRLQEANIGDVLFAILVGFRFDLSVIAMLLGVFAFLSCLPYLNRFKTFTFIWGYFPILISVWMISHLIADIVYFENANKHIGYEGFVFIGKDMGVILKSAFEQNPLLAVIASALILIFLPVSTVLFLKYNPYRYESEKWKRDSILSVVVLIIAIFAVRGGFQETPLRASNAIVSGHSFVNNIALNGVFTSIMDLKSQSIPNYLKSDMQDSIRTVREEISYEGAEFIGKKYPLLRKQKQTNNGKPPNVVLILLENWTGKFIDPISDGKVFDKELTPNFNKLLRKGKFFTRFFASGGRTTNGMMSILTGIPDRPGLTVVRTHQVLGNFSGLGSIFKGLGYDTFFVTGGDLSFDNKATLMPHWGFDTVMGEKEIAKLDRFKIGAWGYDDADVLQVLHEQISQSKKPFLGVSLTLSTHYPYRAPDPKFRIFKEGERDFEYLNVYHYADWAIRDFMDRAEKSKYFDNTIFVFVADHTHHRYLDYYEDRNIPFLIYAPGRIKPGFDDKDASQLDVIPTILGLVGKETYFSAMGRDLLAPKKTESAYFAYGNLIGWIESDLFYIHFVDGNRNLKYSANGPRMEVDLCDKNQKICDKHFHKARAFFNLSHDLMNKNLVFPTPQELEKKEF
- a CDS encoding ABC transporter permease, which produces MNSLLQRRFEKFKSNRKAWYSLWILAFTYGTSLFAPLLANNQPWIVSFQGKWRCPVFFFYSEADFGGVDLTAANYKRLSRREDFTNGENWVLFPPVPYGYNEDNLETMEKDETPPSPPGKKHWLGTDDRGRDVFTRIFYAYRNSMSFGLILVFIEFLFGTVVGGIQGYFGKRTDIIIQRFVEILSAIPFLYLILIMGAFFGRGFIVLGVTYSLLSWIGISAYMRGEFYRSKNLTYVDAARALGVGSWKIMKDHILPNAITPLVTFLPFTLIGAISILSALDFLGYGIPAPNPSWGEMISQGRENIRAWWLITFPSFALAMTILLSSFVGEGIRDAFDSKEKVVYE
- a CDS encoding ABC transporter ATP-binding protein — translated: MNLLEIKGLSVSYGKETFFGKDKKRVKAVENVDLEIPEGETVSLVGESGCGKSSLGRAVLRLLEPDSGSIFFRGSEILNIKEKDFLPFRKNIQIVFQDPYSSLNPRRNIKDILSEGLVIHRKSSEEEASKAVSDILEKVGLSPEILGRYPHEFSGGQRQRIAIARALIIQPEFVLLDEAVSALDVSNQAQVLLLLDQLKRELKLSYLFISHDLGIVKSISDKIAVMYLGKIVEIGARKEIVEKPSHPYTKALFGSVFEVENRKLKKTVLQGEVPSIVNKPSGCHFHSRCPIAKHICSSEVPEWKNLENGQKALCHFPDGN
- a CDS encoding ABC transporter permease subunit produces the protein MRNYFLKRMLLIIPTLFGITLLVFMLSHLAPGGPLEREIAKLRGYGNMEGATANQISQQEIDLLKKKLHLDKPLIVSYFLWLSDVIVLDLGESRLHSREVSELIAEKIPVSLTFGLSGFLLSYLICIPLGIRKAIQSGQTFDGVTSIIILIAYSIPVFALAMLLLYVFASGEVFSVFPLGHEISDEYESLGFFEKILDRLEHMFLPVVCYVSGSFAVLTLLMKNSLLDQISKDYVRTALSKGLTFKESIYKHAFRNSLIPIATGFGSNISLVLAGSLIIELVFSIDGIGLLSFQAVTERDTDLMMGLLLIQSLLSLIGNILSDLCYVLIDPRINFEA
- a CDS encoding AsmA family protein, with the translated sequence MRSWDVIRDYLEEKKIRFLFLAGFALLLFFLIIYIPFVERKEVYKEFILNQLRSSTGLDIRVTDSDLYMFPFPGIELNQIEIRKNDVLIAVSNKVDLDISWFGLIKRTIEIRDIYVEGGSLYVERRKDGSFNLQEYLKEGGEKDEKRSNVTVLVEDINSRIGFTASDFISVGLKNVEIDNFTLEYREENHDRNYKVYFQKSRGSVSFYGTDIEIIFEGRIDDQPINLQFSGALQSFPVSWDRLEFNASLDAEDISLSLLRDLFFVFPVADFSKSKMSGRIEVSKEKGTVFKLKVRNQVRDLAYKGGNPFGNIRINTDFELDPFQKRIAFPYIDVNWEGVAKASAKGSVNWKNRSLGQFDIKSEYGDYHNILKVARLFQVREDLFDPNSPPGIFYFTGQLNNFFAFKHRFSYVEFEAKYVDPLVTVPSFHAYIYNGEILGKAKIYPFIPKIEVEGDAHRLQVDRVLLPYFPERIIIGEMSSWFSFETSIKDRKQDSMTELLANMKGIGNVTVKNGELMGYANFMIPVINTVGKIIALKGVDGSKFQFSTLKSDIKISGNKMHFPNMKLDIANSGMDVDGKGTVGFDKKIDMRIHLRIGGKYIGKGFYIPIIYAGTFGKGIPYVDPIWLGSVYTGMTVLGPYLIPLGGPYAGGVAGSVIGEYVRDLWDGVTSLFGGSSDEETLKKQKEK
- a CDS encoding ABC transporter ATP-binding protein, with protein sequence MSTDPILKVTDLNLDLRKDGVYVPLLQNISFEIEKGEVLALVGESGCGKSVCSVALTRLLPSGLFRFSGGEVVFEGKNLLKINAEELRNTRGSRISYVFQEPFSALNPLQKIKDQMSESFLVHGLGTRKQAEEKAEYLLSAVGITDVKMRMNCYPHQLSGGILQRVGIGMSLMCDPKLLIADEPTSALDVTVQAQLLELLLKLKREFDLSVLFISHDFGLVSHIADRICVLYAGRIAEIGTVDQVLDDPRHPYTKDLLDSLPSRFSRTGKFRPIEGRVPTPGNYPKGCHYANRCRSAFSNCELSKPNLKSSHAPEHLSACFLDESEEVPA